In a single window of the Trichoderma breve strain T069 chromosome 6, whole genome shotgun sequence genome:
- a CDS encoding exosome component EXOSC1/CSL4 domain-containing protein, with the protein MATDSIPTLAIPGTILGPASKYAPGPGTHIYEGSIVSSLLGNVAVTAPAKAPGPAKRLNKITAPSVEELATISVVRRGRKREVLPDVGNIVLARVVRLMPKQAIVVIQQVGETVLQTEWQGVIRVQDVRATEQDKVKIHESFKPGDIVRAQVISLGDQANYYLSTASNELGVIMATSDIGNDMVPISWKEFKDPETGVSEPRKVAKPS; encoded by the exons ATGGCGACCGACAGCATCCCTACTCTCGCCATACCAGGCACAATCCTGGGCCCAGCTAGCAAATATGCTCCGGGCCCGGGCACGCATATCTACGAGGGCAGCATTGTTTCCTCGCTGCTGGGCAACGTTGCCGTCACAGCACCGGCCAAGGCTCCGGGCCCGGCCAAGCGATTGAACAAGATTACGGCCCCTTCTGTGGAAGAACTAGCAACCATATCTGTTGTTAGGCGCGGCCGCAAGCGAGAGGTGCTACCAGATGTCGGCAACATCGTATTGGCGCGCGTGGTGCGTCTCATGCCTAAGCAGGCCATCGTAGTCATCCAACAAGTTGGCGAGACGGTTCTACAGACAGAGTGGCAGGGCGTGATACGGGTACAGGATGTGAGGGCGACAGAGCAAGACAAGGTCAAGATTCACGAGTCATTCAAGCCTGGCGACATTGTTCGGGCCCAAGTG ATTTCCTTGGGAGACCAGGCCAACTATTACCTTTCAACAGCCTCAAATGAACTTGGTGTCATTATGGCCACGAGTGATATTGGAAATGACATGGTTCCTATTAGCTGGAAGGAGTTCAAGGATCCCGAAACGGGGGTGAGCGAACCGCGAAAGGTGGCCAAAccaagctga
- a CDS encoding GDP/GTP exchange factor sec2p domain-containing protein, with protein sequence MVVTASKTTSLFVDPSPSCCPSCGFVIPPQHDEPPSTQLLDAQARIAELETHVFQLNQKATAAVDRWAEYEAELSKLRARLSSSPEPATQSPTRSSFFQAGATRISALMYSRRSQPASPPASNNKPLPPVTPPPTESSPSRTPGRREEDLLEALNKEQMLRRAAEGRLNATNKEVEELSVTLFEQANEMVATERRARAALEQRISELEKRDVEKKQRLDKLELAMNRIEKVKTLLLEGYDAAALSLASEKIE encoded by the coding sequence ATGGTCGTCACGGCGTCGAAAACAACATCGCTCTTCGTCGATCCCAGCCCGTCGTGCTGCCCCAGCTGCGGCTTCGTGATCCCTCCGCAGCACGATGAACCTCCGTCGACGCAGCTGCTCGATGCTCAGGCCCGCATCGCCGAGCTCGAAACCCACGTCTTCCAGCTGAACCAAAAGgccaccgccgccgtcgaCCGCTGGGCCGAGTACGAGGCCGAGCTGTCCAAGTTACGAGCCAGGCTATCTTCATCGCCCGAGCCCGCGACCCAGAGCCCTACCCGctcgtccttcttccagGCCGGCGCCACGAGAATCTCCGCCCTCATGTACTCGCGCCGATCGCAGCCCGCCAGCCCTCCTGCGTCCAACAACAAGCCCTTGCCCCCCGTGACGCCGCCGCCTACCGAATCCAGCCCGTCAAGGACCCCCGGCCGCAGGGAAGAAGATCTGCTCGAGGCCCTCAACAAGGAACAGATGCTGCGGAGGGCTGCGGAGGGCCGGCTCAACGCCACGAAcaaggaggttgaggagctcAGCGTGACGCTCTTCGAGCAGGCGAACGAGATGGTGGCCACGGAGCGCCGCGCGAGGGCAGCCCTGGAGCAGCGGATATCCGAGCTGGAAAAGCGAgacgtggagaagaagcagcggctGGACAAGCTGGAATTGGCCATGAACCGCATCGAAAAGGTcaagacgctgctgctggagggcTACGACGCAGCGGCTCTGTCGCTTGCATCTGAAAAGAttgaatga
- a CDS encoding MIF4G like domain-containing protein: protein MADYDRRQQGGHNRKRRYRDDDDHYDRRQQRRRIDSVPVPVRLRRQLLSLADSPLRRWSEEVQSIARMVADNYDDENLRNTFVSLAMQLVVEQPLKTPFVAAVVLVANTIKPEIVDAVLTPVAQETESKIAKGEWRDVKLYLKFLACLQACLEGDGVFPLLEELFSRAADLQTASSEDTIGTEIVKIILLTIPYIMAAAPGQFQQKAADLMDKTDIIASEPHALQALVDPYHPDPSSESATASLSLCMLLQKQLQAEASKNWELTCIPRPWNMPLEEIEAQEKLANAPKHALPAISIPSTVITGPRPLFPEVYFSVYADQEVESVPSTDSVASSLIRDGLTDTINGLHFNRNATARYLIDLDCYFADDTFVKRATPFDELRNAAPGKSTWKPEDVAVDIVFAQLFQLPAPEHKLVYYHSVLTEACKLAPAAIAPSLGRAIRYLYNNSPRMDLQLSFRFLDWFSHHLSNFGFTWKWAEWSDDCGLSDLHPAKWFLRGALDKEVRLSFAQRIQKTLPEPYQPLIGPEKEKDVPDFKFNNSDTPFSSEGQEIGALLKRKAPDEEFQPIIDKIEAEAGERALDPVVASTDVFMTAICWVGSKSLSHVLACIDRSKERLLKAANSSPAAQTQVLAAVMAYWHAHPGIALSIVEKLLNYSILTPASVVRWALTDGSPVDGANAGEALAQPHIFELVLNTVTKVSFRVRQLLASPDADEEGRKSEIKAMQELFGLLNDLLVSWAGGNKDELMEMGDGSSEPEALIRRWGQRWLRVFKRLGAIEEAFVIEASKEKLESSNGVDAV, encoded by the exons ATGGCCGACTACGATCGAAGGCAGCAAGGCGGCCATAATCGCAAGAGGAGATACAGAG atgacgatgatcaTTACGACCGCCGCCAGCAACGGAGGCGAATAGACTCAGTGCCCGTGCCCGTGCGTCTTCGACGAcagctcctcagccttgccgacTCCCCCTTGCGCCGATGGTCCGAGGAAGTGCAGTCCATTGCTCGCATGGTGGCCGACAACTATGACGATGAGAACCTACGCAATACGTTTGTCAGCCTGGCCATGCAGCTGGTTGTCGAGCAGCCTTTGAAGACGCCGTTTGTGGCGGCTGTTGTGCTCGTGGCAAACACCATCAAGCCCGAGATTGTGGACGCCGTCCTCACCCCCGTCGCCCAAGAAACTGAGAGCAAGATCGCCAAGGGGGAGTGGAGAGACGTGAAGCTGTACCTTAAGTTTCTGGCGTGCCTGCAAGCGTGTTTGGAGGGCGATGGAGTCTTTCCTCtgcttgaagagcttttCAGCCGTGCTGCCGACTTGCAGACGGCAAGCTCCGAGGAT ACCATTGGCACGGAAATCGTCAAGATAATCCTCCTTACGATCCCCTATATCATGGCTGCAGCCCCCGGCCAGTTCCAGCAAAAGGCAGCGGATCTCATGGATAAGACCGACATTATCGCTTCCGAACCCCACGCGCTCCAGGCTTTGGTCGACCCCTACCACCCTGACCCCTCGAGCGAAAGCGCAACGGCGTCCCTGAGCCTGTGCATGCTTTTGCAAAAGCAATTGCAAGCCGAGGCCTCTAAAAACTGGGAGCTGACCTGCATCCCAAGACCCTGGAACATGCCtctggaggagattgaggctCAGGAAAAGCTTGCCAATGCACCAAAGCATGCTTTGCCCGCGATTTCCATACCATCGACCGTCATTACTGGTCCTCGACCGCTGTTTCCCGAGGTCTACTTTTCCGTTTATGCTGACCAGGAAGTTGAATCTGTCCCCTCGACGGATAGCGTGGCGTCTTCTCTAATAAGGGACGGTCTTACTGATACCATCAATGGCCTCCATTTCAACAGAAACGCCACAGCGAGATATCTCATTGATCTGGACTGCTATTTTGCAGACGATACCTTTGTTAAGCGCGCTACTCCCTTCGATGAGTTACGCAACGCAGCTCCTGGAAAGTCTACGTGGAAGCCTGAAGATGTCGCCGTCGACATTGTCTTTGCACAGCTCTTCCAGTTACCCGCACCTGAGCACAAACTGGTTTATTACCACTCTGTCTTGACGGAAGCCTGTAAATTGGCCCCTGCCGCCATTGCGCCTAGTTTGGGAAGAGCAATTCGCTACCTCTACAATAACTCGCCTCGAATGGATCTTCAGCTGAGCTTTAGATTCCTCGACTGGTTCTCCCACCACCTGAGCAACTTTGGCTTCACGTGGAAGTGGGCGGAGTGGAGTGACGACTGCGGCCTTTCTGACCTTCATCCTGCAAAATGGTTCCTGAGAGGTGCGCTGGACAAAGAAGTGCGCCTGAGCTTCGCCCAGCGAATCCAAAAGACTCTTCCTGAACCGTACCAGCCTTTGATTGGCCctgagaaggaaaaggatgTGCCTgatttcaagttcaacaaCTCTG ACACGCCATTCTCGAGCGAAGGCCAAGAAATTGGCGCCCTGCTTAAGCGAAAAGCCCCTGATGAAGAATTCCAGCCCATCATCGATAagattgaggctgaagctggtgaAAGAGCACTTGACCCGGTCGTTGCTAGCACTGACGTCTTCATGACGGCCATCTGCTGGGTTGGATCCAAGTCTCTGAGCCACGTCTTGGCTTGCATTGACCGAAGCAAGGAGCGCCttctcaaggctgccaacTCGTCTCCGGCGGCGCAAACCCAGGTTCTGGCAGCTGTCATGGCCTACTGGCACGCACATCCCGGCATTGCCCTGTCGATCGTTGAGAAGCTGCTCAATTACTCAATCCTGACGCCTGCGTCGGTTGTTCGTTGGGCGTTGACGGATGGTTCTCCCGTCGATGGCGCGAATGCGGGCGAAGCTCTTGCGCAGCCTCACATCTTCGAGCTTGTCTTGAATACGGTGACCAAGGTTAGCTTTAGAGTTCGTCAGCTTCTCGCCTCTCCCGACGCGGACGAGGAAGGGCGCAAGAGCGAGATCAAAGCCATGCAGGAGCTTTTCGGTCTTCTTAATGATTTGTTGGTTAGTTGGGCTGGTGGCAACAAGGATGAactgatggagatgggcgaCGGCTCCAGTGAGCCCGAGGCCTTGATCCGCAGATGGGGTCAGCGTTGGCTCAGGGTGTTTAAGCGGCTGGGAGCTATTGAAGAGGCCTTTGTCATTGAGGCTTCgaaagagaagctggaatCGTCGAATGGAGTCGATGCCGTTTAG
- a CDS encoding ABC transporter transmembrane region domain-containing protein — translation MADPGEEKEIQTPKAVAESHAISIQSASESRGNDSDSEKAAHVSEKHDDEIGRVESRSDQEDDAPKEPLATTKSHATDASVVVNAAAEYAAKPWYKKLNPMRWGGIPEIPKERIVSREYQAGFFSRLTFYWMNPLMTTGYKRQLDKQDIWIVNPDRAAEPMTLKVKEAFKRRVQNGQKRPLLGALHESFKFEFWLGGLCSLIATIMQVLSPFILRYLIQFATDAYIAHVSHGPAPHIGRGLGLAIGVTVMQVIQSVCISHFIYRGMMMGGQSRAVLISMIYEKSMVISGRARAGGVKEAIMPETNEQDEKGKGKDTEKDDGKKKKGKKGAPMQDGLGWGNGRITNLMSVDTYRVDQASALLHMTWTSPVACIITLVLLLVNLTYSALAGFGLLVIGVPLITKAIQSLFRRRKDINKITDQRVSLTQEILQSVRFVKYFGWEKAFIDRLAEIRSKEIYSIQILLAIRNAINAVSMSMPIFASMLSFITYSLTNHGLAPAEIFSSLALFNGLRIPLNLLPLVLGQVIDAWSSLQRIEQFLLEEEQEEDVTLKPEGEHAIELIDASFTWERTPTKEADKGAAGKEKKHAKKPEAPKETAQAASGDDSSTLVEEREPFKLQDLNLQAGRNELIAVIGTVGSGKSSLLAALAGDMRKTNGDVVFGASRAFCPQYAWIQNASLQNNIIFGKDMDKDWYKEVIRACALQPDLDMLPNGDMTEIGERGITISGGQKQRLNIARAIYFDADIVLMDDPLSAVDAHVGRHIFDNAILGLLKDKCRILATHQLWVLSRCDRIVWMDGGKIQAVDTFENLMRDHKGFQDLMETTAVEKKEEDEDEDGDDKLKQLTLTETAEARKNKKNKKGAALMQQEEKAQASVPWSVYGAYVRASGTLFNAPLVIFVLILSQGANIMTSLWLSYWTSDKFGLSMGQYIGIYAALGALQAMLMFLFSVMLSILGTNSSKVMLREAMFRVLRAPMSFFDTTPLGRITNRFSRDVDVMDNNLTDAIRMYFFTLCMCTAVFALIIAYFHYFAIALVPLYFLFIGAASYYRASAREVKRFESVLRSTVFAKFGEGLTGVASIRAYGLKSRFIKDLRDSIDEMNGAYFLTYSNQRWLSLRLDLIGNLLVFTVGILVVTSRFSVNPSIGGLVLSYILSIVQMLQFSIRQLAEVENGMNAVERLRYYGNELEEEAPLHTVDVRESWPEKGEIVFDNVEMRYRENLPLVLKGLSIHIKGGERIGIVGRTGAGKSSIMSTLFRLVEISGGSISIDGINIATIGLFDLRSRLAIIPQDPTLFQGTVRSNLDPFHEHTDLELWSALRQADLVPADANMEDRKTDPSRIHLDSVVEEDGLNFSLGQRQLMALARALVRGSQIIVCDEATSSVDMETDDKIQRTMATGFKGKTLLCIAHRLRTIIGYDRICVMDAGQIAELASPLDLWKMEGGIFRSMCDRSGIRVEDIESAKLELDQLDAATAAAATSSS, via the exons ATGGCAGACCCCggtgaagagaaagagataCAGACGCCCAAGGCTGTCGCAGAGAGCCACGCGATCAGCATTCAATCCGCGTCGGAGAGCCGTGGCAATGATTCCGATAGTGAAAAAGCTGCCCACGTGAGCGAGAAGCACGACGATGAAATTGGACGAGTTGAGTCCAGGTCCGACcaggaagatgatgcacCCAAGGAGCCGCTGGCAACGACCAAAAGCCATGCTACCGATGCCAGTGTAGTCGTgaatgctgctgcagaatATGCGGCGAAGCCCTGGTACAAGAAGCTCAACCCCATGCGCTGGGGCGGTATCCCGGAGATTCCCAAGGAGCGGATAGTCTCTCGAGAGTACCAGGCTGGTTTCTTTAGCAGACTCACCTTTTATTGGATGAACCCTCTCATGACA ACAGGATATAAGCGCCAGCTGGATAAGCAAGACATCTGGATCGTCAATCCAGACAGAGCAGCTGAGCCAATGACGCTCAAAGTGAAAGAGGCCTTCAAGAGACGAGTTCAAAATGGACAAAAACGACCTTTGCTTGGTGCTTTACACGAAAGCTTCAAATTTGAATTCTGGCTCGGCGGTCTTTGTTCGCTCATCGCAACCATTATGCAGGTCCTATCTCCATTTATCCTCCGCTACCTGATCCAGTTCGCAACCGATGCCTACATAGCTCACGTCAGCCACGGTCCTGCTCCTCATATCGGACGCGGTCTTGGTTTGGCAATTGGCGTTACCGTCATGCAGGTAATCCAGAGTGTGTGTATCAGCCACTTCATCTACCGGggcatgatgatgggagGCCAAAGCCGTGCTGTCCTGATTAGCATGATCTACGAGAAGTCCATGGTCATCTCGGGTCGTGCCAGGGCTGGCGGTGTCAAGGAGGCCATTATGCCAGAGACGAACGAGCAAGACgaaaagggcaagggcaaggacaCGGAAAAGGACgatggcaaaaagaaaaagggaaagaagggaGCTCCAATGCAGGATGGTCTGGGCTGGGGCAATGGGCGCATCACCAACTTGATGAGTGTCGATACCTATCGTGTTGATCAGGCTTCGGCCCTTTTGCACATGACCTGGACTTCCCCTGTCGCCTGCATCATCACACTCGTTCTGCTGCTAGTCAATCTGACGTACAGTGCCCTTGCCGGTTTTGGGCTCCTCGTCATTGGTGTTCCTCTCATCACCAAGGCTATCCAATCCCTCTTTCGTCGACGAAaggacatcaacaagattACCGACCAGAGAGTGTCTCTTACCCAGGAAATTCTGCAATCCGTCCGATTTGTCAAATACTTTGGCTGGGAGAAGGCCTTTATCGACCGCCTCGCCGAGATTCGCTCCAAAGAAATCTACTCCATCCAGATCCTGCTCGCCATCCGCAATGCCATCAATGCTGTCAGCATGTCCATGCCCATCTTTGCCTCGATGCTGTCCTTCATCACTTATTCCCTGACCAACCATGGCTTGGCACCAGCCGAAATCTTCTCTTCGCTGGCCTTGTTCAACGGTCTTCGAATCCCTCTCAACTTGCTGCCTCTTGTCCTTGGCCAAGTGATTGATGCTTGGTCCTCTCTTCAGCGAATTGAGCAATtcctccttgaagaagagcaggaaGAGGACGTTACCCTCAAGCCTGAGGGAGAGCATGCAATTGAACTCATCGACGCCTCCTTTACTTGGGAGAGAACCCCAACCAAGGAGGCCGACAAGGGTGCTGCCGgtaaggagaagaagcacgCCAAGAAACCAGAGGCTCCTAAGGAGACTGCCCAAGCTGCATCTGGTGATGACTCTAGCACGCTGGTGGAAGAGCGCGAGCCCTTCAAGTTGCAAGATCTAAATCTACAGGCTGGCCGAAACGAACTGATTGCTGTCATTGGTACTGTCGGTAGTGGCAAGAGTTCTTTGCTCGCTGCCTTGGCTGGTGACATGCGCAAGACAAATGGTGACGTGGTGTTCGGCGCATCCAGGGCTTTTTGTCCTCAATATGCCTGGATTCAGAACGCCTCATTGCAGAACAACATCATCTTTGGTAAGGACATGGATAAGGACTGGTATAAGGAGGTTATTCGAGC ATGTGCTCTTCAACCTGATCTCGACATGCTTCCCAACGGTGATATGACTGAAATTGGTGAACGTGGTATCACAATTTCTGGTGGCCAGAAGCAGCGTCTTAACATTGCTCGCGCCATCTATTTCGACGCCGATATTGTCCTCATGGATGACCCCCTGAGTGCAGTTGATGCCCATGTTGGTCGTCACATCTTTGATAATGCCATCTTGGGTCTCCTCAAGGACAAGTGCCGTATCCTCGCCACCCATCAACTGTGGGTTCTTTCTCGTTGCGACAGGATCGTCTGGATGGACGGCGGTAAGATTCAGGCCGTCGATACTTTTGAGAATCTGATGCGGGATCACAAGGGCTTCCAAGACCTGATGGAGACAACTGCcgttgaaaagaaggaggaggacgaagatgaagacggcgacgacaagCTGAAGCAGCTCACGCTGACTGAGACTGCCGAAGCccgcaagaacaagaagaacaagaagggcGCGGCTCTCATGCaacaggaagaaaaggctcAAGCTAGTGTGCCTTGGTCTGTGTATGGCGCATACGTCCGCGCCTCCGGTACCCTGTTCAACGCTCCGTTGGTCATCTTTGTCCTTATCCTCTCTCAAGGTGCCAACATCATGACCAGCTTGTGGCTCTCGTACTGGACCTCGGACAAGTTCGGGCTGTCAATGGGTCAATACATCGGCATCTACGCCGCTCTCGGTGCCCTCCAGGCTATGCTCATGTTCCTCTTCTCCGTCATGCTGTCCATCCTGGGTACCAACTCCAGTAAGGTCATGCTCCGAGAGGCAATGTTCCGAGTCCTGCGTGCTCCCATGTCCTTCTTCGACACCACGCCGCTGGGCCGCATCACGAACCGTTTCTCCCGTGATGTCGATGTCATGGACAACAACTTGACGGATGCCATCAGAATGTACTTCTTCACGCTCTGCATGTGTACTGCCGTGTTTGCCCTGATCATTGCCTATTTCCACTACTTTGCTATTGCCCTTGTGCCCCTGTACTTCTTGTTCATTGGAGCTGCGTCGTACTACCGCGCGTCGGCCCGAGAGGTCAAGCGTTTCGAATCGGTCCTTCGATCGACAGTCTTTGCCAAGTTTGGCGAGGGCCTTACGGGAGTGGCTTCGATCCGTGCTTACGGGCTCAAGTCCCGATTCATCAAGGATCTTCGTGACTcgattgatgagatgaatggTGCTTACTTCCTGACCTATTCTAATCAGCGGTGGCTGTCACTCCGATTGGATCTGATTGGTAACCTGCTCGTGTTTACCGTCGGAATCCTTGTCGTCACATCGCGATTTAGCGTCAACCCTTCCATTGGTGGTCTGGTTCTCAGTTACATTCTGTCTATCGTGCAGATGCTGCAGTTCTCTATCCGCCAGCTTGCTGAAGTCGAGAACGGAATGAACGCGGTTGAGCGTCTCCGCTACTATGGCAacgagcttgaagaagaggctccCCTCCACACCGTCGACGTTCGCGAGTCTTGGCCagaaaagggagagattGTCTTTGACAATGTCGAGATGCGTTACCGAGAGAATCTGCCTCTTGTCCTCAAGGGCCTGTCCATCCACATCAAGGGCGGAGAGCGCATTGGTATCGTCGGCCGTACCGGTGCCGGAAAGAGTTCCATCATGAGCACTCTGTTCCGTCTGGTCGAAATCTCCGGgggctccatctccatcgacgGTATTAACATTGCCACCATTGGCCTGTTTGATCTGCGTTCCCGTCTTGCCATTATCCCTCAGGACCCGACGCTCTTCCAGGGCACTGTCCGCAGCAACCTTGACCCCTTCCACGAGCACACCGACTTGGAGCTCTGGTCTGCTCTTCGCCAGGCCGATCTCGTCCCCGCGGATGCCAACATGGAAGACCGCAAGACTGACCCCTCACGCATCCATCTCGACAGCGTCGTCGAGGAAGACGGTCTCAACTTCTCGCTCGGCCAGCGCCAGCTCATGGCCCTTGCGCGAGCACTCGTCCGTGGCTCCCAAATCATTGTCTGCGATGAGGCTACGTCCAGCGTCGATATGGAGACGGATGACAAGATTCAACGCACCATGGCTACCGGTTTCAAGGGCAAGACTCTCCTCTGCATCGCCCATCGTCTGCGCACCATCATTGGCTACGACCGCATCTGCGTCATGGACGCCGGTCAGATCGCCGAGCTGGCCTCTCCTCTAGACctgtggaagatggagggcgGCATCTTCAGGAGCATGTGCGACAGAAGCGGCATTCGCGTCGAGGACATTGAGAGCGCtaagctggagctggatcAGTTGGATGCTGCtactgccgctgccgctacCTCCAGCTCATGA